Genomic window (Geoalkalibacter ferrihydriticus DSM 17813):
CGCTCCTGCTCCTGGGCCATCCAATCCATGGTGGCCGCACCGTCATGCACCTCACCCAACTTGTGAGAAACACCCGTATAAAACAGAATACGTTCGGTCGTCGTCGTCTTGCCGGCATCGATATGCGCCATAATGCCGATATTGCGAGTTTTTTCCAGGGTTACCTGACGTGCCACAGCCTTATATCCTTCCAAATGCTAACGTGTTGTTTCGGCAAGACCTACCAGCGGTAGTGAGCGAATGCCTTGTTGGCCTCGGCCATGCGATGGGTATCCTCACGCTTCTTAACGGACGCACCGCGCGCATTCATAGCGTCGACAAGCTCGCCGGCAAGGCGTTCACGCATGGTCTTCTCACCCCGAGCGGCGGCATAAATCCTGATCCAACGCAGCGCCAGGGCGTTGCGACGATCATGCCGCACCTCAACCGGAACCTGATAAGTGGCGCCGCCAACGCGTCGCGACTTAACTTCCAACACCGGACGAACGTTCTCCACGGCCTTCTTAAAAATATCCAAAGGCTGCTCACCCGTGCGCTCAGCAGCCAGACCCAAGGCACCGTAAACGATCTGCTCCGCCGTACTTTTCTTCCCATTCAACATGACCGCATTGATAAACTTGGCCACCAACTGATCACCGAACTTGGGGTCAG
Coding sequences:
- the rpsG gene encoding 30S ribosomal protein S7, with the translated sequence MPRRREVAKRQILPDPKFGDQLVAKFINAVMLNGKKSTAEQIVYGALGLAAERTGEQPLDIFKKAVENVRPVLEVKSRRVGGATYQVPVEVRHDRRNALALRWIRIYAAARGEKTMRERLAGELVDAMNARGASVKKREDTHRMAEANKAFAHYRW